A window of the Phaseolus vulgaris cultivar G19833 chromosome 5, P. vulgaris v2.0, whole genome shotgun sequence genome harbors these coding sequences:
- the LOC137834292 gene encoding uncharacterized protein: protein MAASRANQERIQADLVASQVMNEELRRNLQTHAAEREGADQELVTPPREFPTPFSPEIVDAVISTTLVGPKVTFTGMEDPEAHLTTFHTQMMLVGGSDTVRCKLFMSTLARTTMDWFMSLPDVSRRVFEDRFGAQVVRLNLTEEKMMVHAFRKGIVPGPFSESLIRNHPKTFAKIRRRAMAHIAAEEEVSEKRTCVVPMRPRAKGRPQTLRMHEATTEMKAPAKQQPYQKPNARGRRRDNVPPRHDFIVELKDLIAIPNIAERLKVPPMTDKRLGPNKNAWCEFHQAYGHPIRNCLALGHQLDELVKNGLLRDYLQEKQGPEDAAATGGGPGHEVLVHGEVHTTAGGFLGGGCTASQ from the exons ATGGCCGCGTCAAGAGCGAATCAAGAACGCATCCAAGCTGATTTGGTAGCGTCGCAAGTTATGAACGAGGAACTGCGTAGAAACCTGCAAACCCACGCGGCTGAGCGTGAGGGTGCAGATCAGGAGCTAGTGACGCCACCCAGAGAGTTCCCGACACCTTTCTCACCAGAGATCGTGGATGCAGTGATATCAACCACACTCGTAGGGCCCAAGGTGACCTTCACCGGGATGGAAGACCCGGAGGCCCACCTTACGACcttccatacacagatgatgctggttgggGGCTCTGATACGGTGCGatgcaagctgttcatgagcactttggcAAGAACAACGATGGACTGGTTCATGAGCCTCCCTGATG tatcaaggaGAGTCTTTGAAGACCGTTTTGGAGCGCAAGTGGTGAGGTTGAACCTCACAGAAGAAAAGatgatggtgcacgcgtttaggAAGGGCATCGTGCCGGGACCCTTCAGCGAGTCACTCATCCGAAACCATCCCAAGACcttcgccaagataaggcgtcgcgcgATGGCCCACATTGCGGCGGAGGAAGAAGTTAGTGAAAAGCGCACATGCGTGGTCCCCATGCGGCCACGCGCGAAAGGTCGGCCTCAAACCCTAAGGATGCATGAGGCGACGACAGAGATGAAGGCCCCCGCGAAGCAGCAACCCTACCAGAAGCCTAATGCGAGGGGGCGTAGGAGAGATAACGTGCCGCCGAGGCATGACTTCATAGTAGAGCTTAAAGACCTCATCGCTATCCCAAACATAGCGGAGAGACTGAAGGTGCCTCCCATGACCGACAAGAGGCTCGGGCCTAACAAGAACgcatggtgtgagttccaccaagcataCGGCCACCCCATACGCAATTGCTTAGCGTTGGGACACCAGCTAGACGAGCTGGTGAAGAACGGTCTCCTAAGAGATTATctgcaagaaaaacaagggcCCGAGGACGCAGCGGCAACAGGGGGCGGCCCGGGGCACGAAGTCCTCGTACACGGTGAGGTCCACACCACTGCAGGAGGGTTCTTGGGAGGAGGCTGTACCGCTTCTCAGTGA